A part of Quatrionicoccus australiensis genomic DNA contains:
- the lptA gene encoding lipopolysaccharide transport periplasmic protein LptA, whose translation MNLRLATLTLCLFAASSAFAEKADRDKPMQLEANRISIDDAKKIQILEGDVVIIKGTMILKADRVVITEDQYGFQKGAAFGGKNGLARFRQKREGRDEFTDGEAERIEYNTNSEIAEFFHRAWVKSGEDQVRGDYIWYDAVSEKYLVTAGETRDPKGPPARVRAVIQPKSKGSQPMQPAGRGERLELKGAGGLTDTPARE comes from the coding sequence ATGAACCTTCGTCTCGCCACTCTCACCCTCTGCCTGTTCGCCGCGTCGAGCGCCTTTGCCGAAAAGGCCGACCGCGACAAGCCGATGCAACTCGAAGCCAACCGCATTTCCATTGACGATGCCAAGAAGATCCAGATTCTTGAAGGCGACGTCGTGATCATCAAGGGAACGATGATTCTCAAGGCTGACCGGGTGGTGATTACCGAAGACCAGTACGGCTTCCAGAAAGGCGCAGCCTTCGGCGGCAAGAACGGTCTGGCCCGTTTCCGCCAGAAACGCGAAGGGCGCGACGAGTTCACTGATGGTGAAGCCGAACGCATCGAATACAACACCAATAGCGAGATTGCCGAATTCTTCCACCGCGCCTGGGTGAAGAGCGGCGAGGATCAGGTACGTGGCGACTACATCTGGTACGACGCGGTCAGCGAGAAATATCTCGTCACTGCCGGTGAAACGCGCGATCCGAAAGGTCCGCCGGCCCGGGTACGCGCCGTCATTCAGCCGAAGAGCAAGGGAAGCCAGCCAATGCAACCGGCTGGCCGCGGCGAACGCCTTGAATTGAAGGGTGCAGGCGGCTTGACCGACACGCCTGCACGCGAATAG
- the lptC gene encoding LPS export ABC transporter periplasmic protein LptC, with translation MKNWPSQVIPVILLALLAGFSFWLQRAVDREEPKPSAKLRHDPDAYAENFVVRRFDNTGKVKYRLTSPYLVHYGDDDSSELKSPTLISFRPDSPPVTVTSDRATVTAKGETIFLRDNVSVTRAALPDRADRAEMVARMPDLTANPDAGTAFTNSPVEITQGQSWIKGVGAQLDNNASTFVLQSQVTGLYIRPRATP, from the coding sequence ATGAAAAACTGGCCCAGCCAAGTCATCCCCGTCATTCTGCTGGCTCTGCTGGCAGGGTTCAGTTTCTGGCTGCAAAGAGCAGTCGACCGGGAGGAGCCGAAGCCCAGCGCCAAGTTGCGTCACGACCCGGATGCCTATGCCGAGAACTTTGTCGTGCGCCGCTTCGACAACACCGGCAAGGTCAAATACCGTCTGACCTCGCCCTACCTCGTCCATTACGGCGACGACGACAGCTCGGAACTGAAGTCGCCCACCCTGATCAGTTTCCGCCCGGACTCGCCACCGGTCACCGTGACCAGCGACCGGGCGACGGTCACCGCCAAGGGTGAAACCATCTTCCTGCGCGACAATGTCAGCGTGACTCGCGCCGCCCTGCCCGACCGGGCCGACCGGGCCGAAATGGTGGCACGCATGCCCGACCTGACCGCAAACCCGGACGCCGGCACGGCGTTCACCAACAGTCCGGTTGAAATCACCCAGGGCCAGTCCTGGATCAAGGGGGTTGGGGCGCAGCTGGACAACAACGCCTCCACCTTCGTGCTGCAATCACAGGTTACCGGCCTGTACATCCGACCCAGGGCTACGCCATGA
- a CDS encoding KpsF/GutQ family sugar-phosphate isomerase → MNPSQTASRFSPERALELGRQTLSIEAAAVDALKNRINDDFAKAVELILASKGRLIVSGMGKSGHIARKIAATMASTGTPAYFVHPGEASHGDLGMITREDVLLALSNSGESEELLRIVPLVKRSGARLISMTGVPTSTLAREADIHLDAGVAQEACPHNLAPTASTTAALALGDALAVALLDARGFSPEDFARSHPGGSLGRRLLTHVRDVMRAGEQVPSVGPETGITDAIIAMSRGGLGLVVITDTAGKALGIFTDGDLRRAFEKRLDLQQGNIASVMHPAPRSISPDRLAVEAVEMMERLHINALLVVDTDGCLVGALNMHDLFTAKVI, encoded by the coding sequence ATGAACCCAAGCCAAACAGCCTCTCGATTTTCACCGGAACGCGCTCTGGAACTGGGTCGCCAGACCCTGAGCATTGAAGCGGCAGCGGTCGACGCCCTGAAAAACCGGATAAACGACGACTTCGCAAAAGCGGTCGAACTGATTCTTGCCAGCAAGGGCCGCCTGATTGTCAGCGGCATGGGCAAATCCGGCCATATCGCGCGCAAGATCGCGGCGACCATGGCCAGCACTGGCACCCCTGCCTACTTCGTTCATCCGGGCGAAGCCAGCCACGGCGACCTCGGCATGATTACGCGAGAGGACGTGCTGCTTGCCCTGTCCAACTCCGGAGAATCGGAAGAGCTGCTGCGCATTGTGCCGCTGGTCAAGCGTTCCGGCGCCCGCCTGATTTCGATGACCGGTGTGCCGACCTCCACCCTGGCCCGCGAAGCCGACATTCACCTCGATGCCGGTGTCGCCCAGGAAGCCTGCCCGCACAATCTGGCCCCGACTGCCAGCACCACGGCTGCGCTGGCACTTGGCGATGCCCTGGCTGTTGCCTTGCTCGACGCCCGCGGCTTCAGCCCGGAAGATTTCGCCCGTTCGCACCCGGGTGGCTCGCTTGGCCGGCGCCTGCTGACCCACGTCCGCGACGTGATGCGCGCCGGTGAGCAAGTACCCAGCGTGGGGCCGGAAACCGGCATCACCGATGCGATCATCGCCATGTCGCGCGGCGGTCTGGGCCTGGTTGTCATCACGGATACAGCTGGCAAGGCACTTGGCATCTTCACCGACGGCGACCTGCGCCGCGCCTTCGAAAAACGTCTCGACCTGCAGCAAGGCAACATCGCCTCGGTAATGCATCCGGCGCCGCGCAGCATCAGCCCCGACCGCCTCGCCGTCGAAGCCGTCGAGATGATGGAGCGCCTGCACATCAACGCCCTGCTCGTCGTCGATACTGATGGCTGCCTGGTTGGCGCCCTCAACATGCATGACCTGTTCACGGCCAAGGTCATCTGA
- a CDS encoding monovalent cation:proton antiporter family protein, producing the protein MSALSLILLLLGASVLAVIVFRRFNLPPVLGYLLVGSIIGPHALNLLRDVHRAEYLGEFGVVFLMFSIGLEFSLPKLYAMKRIVFGLGLLQVLLSLVLIAALVMFFGVNWQLGIALGSVFAMSSTAVLTKLLAERMQLDSAHGREIMGVLLFQDLAVVPLLVLIPSLTQPPEKLAILLGIALLKAVVVLAVILVFGQKLMRKWFYFVARAKSSEVFVLNVLLITLGLATVTELAGLSQALGAFVAGMLISETEYRLQVEEDIKPFRDVLMGLFFVTIGVKLDLNIVVGLWWQVLLGLVALLVLKSAVVGLLSWRLGSTPGNSIRAGLWLCAGGEFGFVLLGEIAHIPKVIEQLALTILVLSMLAAPFVVQYSEKLVMRFVASEWLLRSMQLTQIAALSMGTDKHAILCGFGRSGQYLARFLTQEGIHYIALDLDPDRVREAAAGGETVVFGDAGRKEALIAAGLMRASVVIFTMSDTPLAEKVLHHVQELRPDLPVIVRTSDERDMGRLSKAGAAEVVPETLEASLMLASHALVLVGVPLNRVLKRIRIIRSQRYRLLRGFYRGLSDREEEDEHQPRLHSIWLTPGAAAIGQTLGELDLESFGCEVSAIRRRGIRAVEPAPETRLEEGDVVVVLGDPEMVTAAEECLLKNEKARRSGPR; encoded by the coding sequence TTGAGCGCACTCTCCCTTATCCTCCTGCTGCTTGGTGCATCGGTCCTGGCCGTGATCGTCTTTCGCCGCTTCAACCTGCCGCCGGTGCTCGGCTATCTGCTGGTCGGCAGCATCATCGGGCCGCATGCGCTGAATCTGTTGCGCGATGTGCATCGCGCTGAATATCTGGGTGAATTCGGGGTCGTCTTCCTGATGTTCTCGATTGGCCTGGAATTCTCGCTGCCCAAGCTCTATGCCATGAAACGCATCGTGTTCGGCTTGGGCTTGCTGCAGGTGCTACTCAGTCTGGTATTGATTGCAGCGCTGGTCATGTTCTTCGGCGTGAATTGGCAGCTCGGCATTGCCCTGGGCAGCGTTTTTGCAATGTCATCGACGGCGGTCCTGACTAAGTTGCTTGCCGAGCGGATGCAGCTCGACTCTGCGCACGGGCGCGAAATCATGGGCGTCCTGCTCTTCCAGGATCTTGCCGTGGTGCCCTTGCTGGTCCTGATCCCTTCGCTGACCCAGCCGCCGGAAAAGCTCGCGATTCTGCTCGGTATCGCCTTGCTCAAGGCGGTCGTCGTCCTTGCCGTGATTCTGGTCTTTGGCCAGAAGCTGATGCGCAAATGGTTTTATTTCGTCGCCCGCGCCAAGTCATCCGAGGTGTTCGTCCTCAACGTGCTGCTGATCACGCTGGGGCTTGCCACCGTTACCGAGCTGGCCGGTCTGTCGCAGGCGCTGGGCGCCTTCGTCGCCGGCATGCTGATTTCCGAGACCGAATACCGCCTGCAGGTGGAAGAGGACATCAAGCCTTTTCGCGATGTGTTGATGGGGCTGTTCTTCGTCACCATCGGCGTCAAGCTCGATCTCAATATCGTTGTTGGTTTGTGGTGGCAGGTGCTGCTCGGCCTGGTCGCCCTGCTCGTCCTGAAAAGTGCGGTGGTCGGATTGCTCTCGTGGCGCCTGGGTTCGACGCCCGGCAATTCGATCCGTGCCGGTCTCTGGCTCTGTGCCGGTGGCGAATTCGGTTTCGTGCTGCTGGGCGAAATTGCTCATATACCGAAAGTCATCGAACAGCTGGCTCTGACCATTCTGGTGCTTTCCATGCTGGCTGCGCCGTTCGTCGTCCAGTACAGCGAGAAACTGGTCATGCGCTTCGTTGCCAGCGAATGGCTGTTGCGCTCGATGCAACTGACGCAAATTGCCGCACTATCCATGGGAACGGACAAGCACGCCATCCTCTGCGGCTTCGGTCGTAGCGGTCAGTATCTGGCACGTTTCCTGACCCAGGAAGGCATTCACTACATTGCGCTCGACCTCGACCCGGATCGCGTTCGCGAAGCCGCGGCGGGTGGGGAAACCGTGGTTTTTGGCGATGCCGGCCGCAAGGAGGCACTGATTGCCGCCGGCCTGATGCGGGCCAGTGTTGTCATCTTCACGATGAGCGACACGCCACTCGCTGAAAAGGTGTTGCACCACGTGCAAGAGTTGCGGCCCGATTTGCCGGTGATCGTTCGGACCTCGGACGAGCGCGACATGGGCCGTTTATCCAAGGCCGGTGCCGCCGAGGTTGTTCCGGAAACCCTGGAAGCCAGCCTGATGCTGGCCTCGCATGCGCTGGTTCTGGTGGGCGTGCCGCTTAATCGTGTTCTCAAGCGCATCCGGATTATCCGTAGCCAGCGCTATCGCCTGTTGCGCGGCTTCTATCGCGGGCTTTCCGACCGCGAGGAGGAAGACGAGCATCAGCCACGCCTGCATTCGATCTGGTTGACGCCGGGGGCTGCAGCCATTGGCCAAACCCTGGGCGAACTGGATCTGGAGAGCTTTGGTTGTGAAGTCAGTGCGATCCGGCGGCGTGGCATCCGCGCCGTCGAGCCCGCACCGGAAACGCGCCTGGAAGAAGGTGACGTCGTCGTCGTGCTGGGCGATCCGGAAATGGTCACTGCGGCCGAAGAGTGCCTGCTCAAAAATGAAAAAGCCCGCCGCAGCGGGCCACGCTAG
- a CDS encoding prepilin-type N-terminal cleavage/methylation domain-containing protein, translating to MQRSQRGFTLIEIAIVLVIIGLLLGGVLKGQEMVNSAKVKNLAGDLRAIPLFIYGYQDKFKALPGDDISATTHLPGGTKASLTTHTPGNGSIEGNWDADDIKNENVLFWQHIRLAGLANGSTDFTTSAKASLPTNAEGGRVGIQMGTPPITNLSGTYFACSGGINGKLAQQLDTTIDDGSADGGSLRAVVTGGTTAATAFDSSKLYTVCLGF from the coding sequence ATGCAAAGGAGTCAACGTGGTTTCACCCTGATCGAAATAGCAATTGTTCTGGTCATTATCGGCCTTTTGCTCGGTGGCGTCCTTAAAGGGCAGGAAATGGTCAACAGCGCCAAGGTCAAGAATCTGGCCGGCGACCTGCGTGCCATCCCGCTTTTCATTTACGGCTATCAGGACAAGTTCAAGGCGCTGCCGGGGGATGACATAAGTGCAACAACCCACCTGCCCGGAGGTACGAAGGCTAGCTTAACCACCCATACGCCAGGCAACGGCAGCATCGAAGGCAACTGGGATGCAGACGACATCAAGAACGAGAACGTCTTGTTCTGGCAACACATCCGTTTAGCCGGACTCGCCAACGGCAGTACTGACTTCACAACCAGTGCGAAGGCAAGCCTGCCGACGAATGCAGAGGGTGGACGTGTTGGCATCCAGATGGGAACACCACCAATCACAAACTTGAGCGGCACTTATTTTGCCTGTAGTGGGGGTATTAACGGCAAATTGGCGCAACAACTGGACACTACAATTGATGATGGCAGCGCAGACGGCGGCTCATTACGGGCTGTAGTAACAGGCGGCACAACTGCCGCAACTGCATTCGATAGCAGCAAACTCTACACAGTCTGCCTCGGCTTCTGA
- a CDS encoding type II secretion system protein: MRLFNNHGFSLIELSIVLIVVALLASGLMLNFAAQQDNAANLEARQRLDEAREALLGFAITRNRLPCPASPGKSGIESPEGGGDCSNPWDGYLPAVTLGIQPVNAQGYAIDPWGNPIRYAISTFKSPECGTGHCLATGYGLRNAWNSNVTPAPDLRVCNTANNSTGSSGSAECASDTALTKDAAAIIFSLGKNGGQTPTDKDEIANQNGDRLFVASTFSSSPRQFDDQLLWLSSNVLYSRLFAAGRLP, encoded by the coding sequence ATGCGCCTATTCAACAACCACGGATTTTCGCTGATCGAGCTGAGCATCGTGCTGATCGTTGTTGCACTGCTCGCAAGCGGCCTGATGCTCAACTTTGCCGCCCAGCAGGACAACGCGGCCAATCTCGAAGCCCGTCAGCGCCTGGATGAAGCGAGGGAGGCCCTGCTTGGCTTCGCAATCACCCGGAATCGCCTGCCCTGCCCCGCCTCACCGGGAAAAAGCGGCATTGAGTCACCGGAGGGAGGGGGTGACTGCAGCAATCCCTGGGATGGCTACCTGCCCGCAGTCACATTGGGGATTCAGCCGGTCAACGCGCAAGGCTATGCCATTGACCCCTGGGGAAATCCGATCCGCTATGCCATCTCAACTTTCAAAAGCCCGGAATGCGGCACAGGCCATTGTCTGGCAACCGGGTATGGCCTGCGTAACGCGTGGAACAGCAACGTAACGCCCGCCCCCGACCTTCGCGTCTGCAATACCGCAAACAACAGCACAGGTAGCTCAGGCAGCGCCGAATGCGCCAGCGATACGGCCCTCACCAAGGATGCGGCCGCCATCATCTTTTCGTTGGGCAAGAATGGCGGTCAGACACCGACTGACAAGGACGAAATAGCCAACCAGAACGGCGACCGCCTTTTTGTTGCAAGCACATTCAGTAGCAGTCCACGGCAATTTGACGACCAACTGCTCTGGCTCTCGTCCAATGTTCTCTACAGTCGCCTGTTTGCGGCAGGACGCCTGCCTTGA
- a CDS encoding type II secretion system F family protein, with translation MLFKYRAIDEAGRRSVGRQEAANALDLEMRLKRMALELIDCSPARARPALIRRGIARPELINFCFHLEQLTRAGVPLLDGLRDLRDSLEQAHWREIVSSLIERIEGGQTLSQAMAAQGGTFNQVFTNLVQAGESCGQLPETLASIGESLRWEDELAAHAKKLLIYPGLVATIITATTLFLMIYLVPQLKPFVKNMGQTLPPQTRLLFFISELLVNYWPAFLLAPLLPVLAWQILRRHTPNTRLYLDAAKLRLPLIGNILKKIILSRFANTFALLYAAGIPIQEAIRTTRDTLGNRAMSQAVAQAEQAIHEGRNVASAFFDTGLFPPLVIRMLRVGENTGRLDTALRNVSYFYNRDVRESVGKAQAMIEPTLTVVMGLLLGWIMLAVIAPIYDVISRIKL, from the coding sequence ATGCTCTTCAAATACCGGGCCATCGATGAAGCGGGACGTCGTTCAGTCGGCCGACAGGAGGCTGCCAACGCCCTTGATCTGGAGATGCGACTCAAACGCATGGCACTGGAACTCATCGACTGTTCCCCAGCCCGAGCTCGCCCGGCTTTAATCCGGCGCGGCATTGCTCGCCCCGAGTTGATCAACTTTTGTTTCCATCTCGAACAACTGACCCGCGCCGGCGTCCCTCTGCTCGATGGCCTGAGAGATCTGCGCGATTCGCTCGAACAGGCTCACTGGCGCGAGATTGTCAGCAGCCTGATCGAACGGATCGAAGGCGGCCAGACCCTGTCGCAAGCAATGGCTGCACAAGGCGGCACGTTCAATCAGGTATTCACCAACCTTGTCCAAGCCGGCGAAAGTTGCGGCCAGCTACCGGAAACCCTGGCCAGTATTGGCGAATCACTGCGCTGGGAAGACGAACTCGCCGCCCACGCGAAAAAGCTGCTGATCTATCCGGGCCTGGTCGCCACGATCATCACCGCCACCACCTTGTTCCTGATGATTTACCTGGTCCCGCAACTGAAGCCGTTCGTGAAGAACATGGGCCAGACCTTGCCGCCACAAACCCGCCTGCTGTTTTTCATTTCCGAGCTTCTGGTTAACTACTGGCCGGCTTTCCTGCTCGCGCCGCTGCTCCCTGTTCTCGCCTGGCAAATACTTCGCCGCCACACCCCTAACACCAGGCTTTACCTCGACGCTGCCAAACTGCGCCTGCCGCTTATCGGCAACATCCTCAAAAAAATCATACTTTCCCGCTTTGCCAACACCTTTGCCCTGCTATACGCGGCAGGCATTCCCATCCAGGAAGCCATCCGGACCACCCGCGACACCCTCGGCAACCGCGCCATGAGCCAGGCGGTAGCGCAGGCAGAACAGGCCATCCATGAAGGTCGCAATGTCGCCAGCGCATTTTTCGACACAGGGCTCTTTCCGCCTCTGGTCATCCGCATGCTGCGGGTTGGCGAAAACACCGGCCGGCTCGATACCGCCTTGCGCAATGTCAGCTATTTCTACAACCGCGACGTCCGTGAATCGGTCGGCAAGGCACAAGCCATGATCGAACCGACACTGACCGTCGTCATGGGGCTCCTGCTCGGCTGGATCATGCTGGCAGTCATCGCCCCCATCTATGACGTGATCAGCCGGATCAAGCTATGA
- a CDS encoding GspE/PulE family protein: MKPDLSPSSPTLEGGSRKSGGAHLPLGQKLIGKGLLSEDQLRIALLEQMQRDLPLGKQLVALGFISEAVLREALSETLGQRSIDPGKAIIDPLAIRLVPHAVAKRHHVLALAYDEQLQRLTLAIPDLHDIVALDQVKSGLAETVEIETWLAGESEIDLAIDRHYGHQLSIDGILHELETGEIDWSSLSTASDEYRQPVVRLVDAILSDAVKRGASDIHFEPENSFLRIRYRIDGMLRQIRVLHNACWPPMIVRIKVLAGMNIAENRASQDGRISLSISGRPVDFRVASQLTLHGENIVLRILDRQKGIVPLDQLGLNEKQLTLLQTMIARPEGIILVTGPTGSGKTTTLYSVLNHLNAEGVNIMTLEDPVEYPLPLVRQTSISEAARLDFANGIRSMMRQDPDIILVGEIRDADTAEMAMRAAMTGHQVYSTLHTGSAIGSIPRLLDIGVQPGIIAGNMIGIVAQRLVRRLCAHCKLPYSATPDEMRLLALPVDTEKTTIFRAAGCKHCDFQGYRGRLAIMEILRVDTAIDELIARQASVHEISNQALQSGFTPLIDDGCRRVLDGSTSLAELGRVIDLSSRM, from the coding sequence ATGAAGCCCGACCTTTCACCATCATCCCCAACCCTTGAGGGAGGCTCTCGCAAATCAGGTGGCGCTCACCTGCCGCTTGGTCAAAAGCTGATCGGGAAGGGACTACTCTCCGAAGACCAGCTACGCATCGCGCTGCTGGAGCAAATGCAGCGGGATTTGCCGCTCGGAAAACAGCTGGTCGCACTTGGTTTCATCTCGGAAGCCGTCCTCCGCGAAGCCTTGTCGGAGACACTGGGCCAACGCAGCATCGACCCAGGCAAGGCCATTATCGATCCACTGGCCATCCGGCTGGTTCCCCATGCCGTGGCAAAACGTCATCACGTCCTCGCGCTGGCTTACGACGAACAGTTGCAGCGCCTGACGCTGGCCATTCCCGATCTCCACGATATCGTTGCCCTTGATCAGGTGAAGAGCGGACTCGCAGAAACAGTCGAGATCGAAACCTGGCTCGCCGGAGAGTCGGAAATCGACCTCGCCATTGACCGGCATTACGGACACCAGTTATCGATAGACGGCATTCTGCACGAGCTCGAAACAGGCGAAATCGACTGGTCCAGCCTGTCGACCGCCAGCGACGAATACCGCCAGCCGGTCGTCCGTCTGGTCGACGCGATCCTCAGTGATGCCGTCAAACGAGGCGCATCCGACATCCATTTCGAACCGGAAAACAGCTTCCTGCGTATCCGTTATCGAATCGACGGCATGCTGCGCCAGATTCGTGTCCTGCACAACGCCTGCTGGCCACCCATGATCGTACGCATCAAGGTGCTCGCCGGAATGAATATTGCCGAGAACCGCGCCTCACAGGATGGCCGGATCAGTCTGAGCATTTCCGGACGACCAGTTGACTTCCGGGTTGCCAGCCAATTGACCCTGCATGGCGAAAACATTGTGCTGCGCATCCTTGATCGCCAAAAAGGCATCGTCCCGCTCGACCAGCTCGGCCTGAACGAAAAACAGCTGACGCTGTTGCAAACCATGATCGCGCGCCCGGAAGGCATCATCCTGGTAACCGGACCAACCGGCAGCGGCAAGACAACGACGCTCTACTCGGTGCTCAACCATCTCAATGCCGAGGGGGTCAATATCATGACGCTGGAAGACCCTGTCGAATATCCCTTGCCGCTGGTCCGCCAGACATCGATCTCTGAAGCAGCCCGCCTTGATTTCGCCAACGGCATCCGGTCAATGATGCGGCAGGATCCCGATATCATTCTGGTCGGCGAAATCCGCGATGCCGATACAGCCGAAATGGCCATGCGAGCAGCCATGACCGGCCATCAAGTCTACTCCACCCTGCATACCGGCTCGGCGATTGGCAGCATCCCCCGGCTACTCGACATCGGCGTCCAACCCGGCATCATCGCCGGCAACATGATCGGCATCGTGGCCCAGCGCCTGGTCCGCCGCCTCTGTGCCCACTGCAAGCTTCCTTACTCGGCAACACCGGATGAAATGCGACTACTCGCCCTACCGGTCGACACCGAAAAAACCACAATTTTCCGCGCAGCCGGCTGCAAGCACTGCGACTTCCAGGGCTACCGCGGTCGCCTTGCCATCATGGAAATCCTGCGCGTCGATACCGCGATTGACGAACTCATCGCCCGCCAGGCAAGCGTCCACGAGATCAGCAACCAGGCATTGCAAAGCGGATTCACTCCCTTGATCGACGATGGCTGCCGCCGCGTCCTTGATGGCAGCACATCGCTGGCCGAACTCGGCCGCGTCATCGATCTGAGCAGCCGGATGTAG
- a CDS encoding pilus (MSHA type) biogenesis protein MshL, which produces MSAELAAPTRVQAQPYQPAAPAPSAESREDFPSAETYSVIVNNVAVHDLLFALARDAKINIDIHPGITGLVTLNAIDQTLPQLLTRITKQVDMRFEMEGKNLVIMPDTPFLRRYSVDYVNISRNMSGTIAANSQITSGLPGSTATPSSSGNSAGNVSNTRIENTSKNQFWESLEQNIKDILRETDKVFPEGSSETQIEQSSNQSATGLVALTNGIGKRGTQHGQLLQSAPTANTSAQASGNTTLRRSTFREAASVIMNAESGVIAVRATQRQHERIQEFIQQVANTAQRQVLIETTIAEVTLKNGYEQGIDWTQLGGKGLIEYLGNPLKSTVNMRYTRDQNPNALISLLETFGTTKVLSSPRLSVLNNQTALLKVVENYVYFTVKADTTSTANVGTSITYTTTPQTVSVGLVMGVTPQISANDMVTLNIRPTITSVGREIADPNPDLRKNGIENLVPMIRTREVESVMRVANGDIAILGGLMEDKVDYQTQRVPLFGQIPLAGELLNNRNNQSQKSELVIFLRPIIVKDADIHGDYRSLREMLPEKNFFKQPDEARPFTIIPNP; this is translated from the coding sequence TTGAGCGCCGAGCTTGCGGCACCAACTCGAGTGCAAGCTCAACCCTACCAGCCAGCAGCACCAGCACCTTCTGCAGAAAGTCGGGAAGATTTTCCCTCAGCAGAAACTTACAGCGTGATCGTCAACAACGTCGCCGTGCACGACCTGCTGTTTGCGCTGGCCAGAGATGCAAAGATCAACATTGACATCCACCCCGGCATCACTGGCCTCGTCACACTGAATGCCATCGACCAGACACTGCCGCAATTACTGACCCGGATCACGAAGCAGGTGGATATGCGCTTCGAGATGGAAGGCAAAAATCTGGTGATCATGCCAGACACACCTTTCCTGCGCCGCTACAGCGTCGACTACGTAAATATTTCCCGCAACATGAGCGGCACCATCGCCGCAAATAGCCAGATCACAAGCGGCTTGCCCGGAAGCACCGCAACGCCATCCAGCTCAGGCAACTCGGCCGGCAACGTTTCGAACACCCGGATAGAAAACACGTCGAAAAACCAGTTCTGGGAATCGCTGGAACAAAACATCAAGGACATCCTGCGCGAAACCGACAAGGTATTCCCGGAGGGCTCCAGCGAAACGCAGATCGAACAGAGCAGCAACCAGTCCGCAACCGGCCTGGTTGCTCTCACAAATGGCATCGGCAAACGCGGCACCCAACACGGCCAACTGCTTCAATCCGCACCAACCGCCAACACCAGCGCTCAAGCCAGCGGCAACACCACACTGCGCCGCAGTACCTTTCGCGAAGCAGCATCCGTAATCATGAATGCGGAAAGCGGGGTCATTGCCGTGCGAGCAACGCAACGCCAGCATGAGCGTATCCAGGAATTCATTCAACAGGTGGCCAACACGGCACAGCGCCAGGTGTTGATCGAGACCACCATCGCCGAAGTTACGCTGAAGAATGGCTACGAGCAGGGCATCGACTGGACACAACTGGGCGGCAAAGGCCTCATCGAATATCTGGGCAATCCCCTGAAAAGCACCGTCAACATGCGCTACACCCGGGATCAGAATCCCAACGCGCTGATCAGCCTGCTCGAAACCTTCGGAACGACCAAAGTACTCTCCAGCCCCCGCCTTTCGGTACTCAACAATCAGACCGCACTGCTCAAGGTTGTTGAGAACTATGTCTACTTTACGGTCAAGGCGGACACCACCAGCACCGCCAACGTTGGCACATCAATCACGTACACGACGACACCGCAAACCGTATCGGTCGGACTGGTCATGGGCGTGACACCGCAAATCAGCGCCAACGACATGGTTACCCTGAACATTCGACCAACGATCACCAGCGTTGGCCGCGAAATAGCCGACCCGAACCCGGATCTACGCAAAAACGGCATCGAAAACCTCGTTCCCATGATTCGCACCCGGGAAGTCGAATCAGTGATGCGCGTTGCGAATGGCGACATCGCGATTCTGGGCGGCCTGATGGAGGACAAGGTCGACTATCAGACGCAGCGCGTTCCATTGTTTGGGCAAATACCGCTCGCCGGGGAATTGCTGAACAACCGCAACAATCAGAGCCAGAAATCGGAGTTGGTCATCTTCCTGCGCCCGATCATCGTCAAGGATGCTGACATTCATGGCGACTATCGGAGCCTGCGCGAAATGCTTCCCGAGAAAAACTTTTTCAAGCAACCCGATGAAGCCCGACCTTTCACCATCATCCCCAACCCTTGA